A genome region from Thermoanaerobacterium xylanolyticum LX-11 includes the following:
- a CDS encoding rhamnulokinase — MKDIVYNLAFDFGASSGRLMLSKFDGEKIDVEEVYRFPNEPVKLGQSLYWDFLRLFHELKNGLKIASKRKIKISGIGIDTWGVDYGLLDKNDELISNPIHYRDQRTNGIMKKVEKVLPLEEIYNITGIQFMEFNTIFQLYCDLMRRPELLDNAKTLLFIPDLLNFYLTNDKYNEYTVASTSQMLDAEKRDWAIDLIKKLNIPESIFQKILMPGKIIGYLSKEIQEETGLSDIPVISVGSHDTASAVAGTPIENGSSAYLICGTWSLLGVESESPIINENTKKYNFTNEGGVEGFIRLLKNINGLWIIQQLKQSWNSNGIKIGFPGISQMASKAEHEEFIINPDDKLFIAPDDMAEAIKQYCVETGQGLPQDIGDIARAAYNGIVEQYKNCLNNLEDIIGRKIDTIHMVGGGIQDKFLCELTADVTGRKVITGPVEASIYGNVIVQLMALGYIKDLKEGRKIIKNYSELRK, encoded by the coding sequence ATGAAAGATATTGTGTATAATTTAGCTTTCGATTTTGGTGCTTCTAGTGGACGTCTTATGTTATCGAAATTTGACGGTGAAAAAATCGATGTCGAAGAAGTTTATAGATTTCCAAATGAGCCAGTCAAGCTGGGACAATCACTTTATTGGGATTTTTTGAGGCTTTTTCACGAATTAAAAAACGGATTAAAAATAGCGTCAAAGAGGAAAATCAAAATATCCGGCATTGGTATAGATACTTGGGGTGTCGATTATGGCTTGCTTGATAAAAACGATGAATTAATTTCAAACCCAATTCATTACAGAGATCAGAGAACAAATGGGATAATGAAAAAAGTTGAAAAGGTATTGCCATTAGAAGAGATTTATAATATTACTGGCATACAGTTTATGGAATTTAATACAATATTTCAATTGTATTGTGATTTAATGAGACGCCCAGAATTATTGGATAATGCGAAGACATTGTTATTTATTCCAGATTTGTTGAACTTTTATCTGACTAATGATAAATACAATGAATACACCGTTGCATCAACATCACAGATGCTGGATGCTGAAAAAAGGGATTGGGCGATCGATCTTATAAAAAAGTTAAATATACCGGAAAGCATTTTTCAAAAAATATTGATGCCGGGGAAGATAATTGGCTATCTATCAAAAGAAATTCAAGAAGAAACAGGACTATCTGATATTCCTGTGATTTCAGTTGGAAGCCATGATACGGCATCTGCAGTTGCGGGTACACCAATTGAAAACGGTTCAAGTGCCTATTTGATTTGTGGTACGTGGTCACTATTAGGTGTTGAAAGTGAAAGTCCTATAATAAATGAAAATACAAAAAAGTACAACTTTACAAATGAAGGTGGAGTAGAAGGCTTTATTAGGCTACTTAAAAATATAAATGGCTTGTGGATTATTCAACAATTAAAACAAAGCTGGAATTCAAATGGTATAAAAATAGGATTTCCAGGGATCAGCCAGATGGCATCTAAAGCTGAGCATGAGGAGTTTATAATTAATCCCGATGACAAATTGTTTATAGCTCCCGATGATATGGCTGAAGCAATAAAGCAATATTGTGTAGAAACAGGGCAGGGTTTGCCTCAGGATATTGGTGATATAGCGAGAGCTGCTTACAATGGTATAGTTGAACAATACAAAAATTGCTTAAACAATTTAGAAGACATTATAGGGCGAAAAATAGATACTATCCATATGGTTGGCGGAGGAATACAGGATAAGTTCCTTTGTGAGTTAACTGCGGATGTTACCGGTAGAAAAGTCATAACAGGACCTGTAGAAGCTTCAATCTATGGCAATGTGATAGTTCAACTTATGGCCTTAGGATACATCAAAGATTTAAAAGAGGGAAGAAAGATAATAAAGAATTATAGTGAACTCAGGAAATAA
- the pduA gene encoding propanediol utilization microcompartment protein PduA, whose amino-acid sequence MVQEALGMVETRGLVAAIEAADAMVKAADVTLIGTEKIGSGLVTVMVRGDVGAVKAATEVGANAASKLGELVAVHVIPRPHTDVEKILPTIK is encoded by the coding sequence ATGGTACAAGAAGCATTGGGAATGGTAGAAACGAGAGGATTGGTAGCAGCAATAGAAGCGGCAGATGCAATGGTTAAGGCTGCAGATGTTACTTTGATAGGAACTGAGAAAATAGGATCAGGGCTAGTGACTGTCATGGTAAGAGGAGATGTCGGTGCAGTAAAAGCAGCGACAGAGGTTGGCGCAAATGCTGCTTCAAAATTAGGAGAGTTAGTAGCTGTTCATGTAATACCAAGGCCTCACACTGATGTTGAAAAGATATTGCCGACCATTAAATAA
- a CDS encoding BMC domain-containing protein has protein sequence MDKAIGLVEYKSVATGITAADDMAKTADVEIIEAYTVCPGKYIVLLAGKLSAVNSAIEKGINQYSENVIDSFILGNPHETIYKAMNGTSEINDVEALGIIETFSAASIILAADTAAKAAKVNLVEIRIARGMCGKSYLLLTGELAAVEASINAGCNALEKSGMLLNKSIIPNPDKSIWGKII, from the coding sequence ATGGACAAAGCAATAGGATTAGTTGAATACAAATCAGTTGCTACAGGTATAACTGCTGCTGATGACATGGCTAAAACCGCTGATGTAGAAATAATTGAAGCCTATACAGTATGTCCGGGGAAATACATTGTTCTATTAGCTGGGAAATTAAGTGCAGTTAATTCGGCGATAGAAAAGGGCATAAATCAATATTCAGAAAATGTCATTGATAGTTTTATATTGGGGAATCCACATGAAACAATATATAAAGCTATGAATGGTACATCTGAAATAAATGACGTAGAAGCACTTGGCATCATAGAGACATTTTCTGCAGCATCAATAATACTTGCAGCAGACACCGCTGCAAAAGCTGCGAAAGTAAATCTTGTAGAAATAAGAATAGCCAGAGGTATGTGCGGCAAGTCGTATTTGCTGCTTACAGGAGAACTTGCTGCTGTTGAAGCATCTATAAATGCAGGATGCAACGCCCTGGAGAAATCGGGTATGCTTTTAAACAAATCTATAATACCTAACCCAGATAAATCTATTTGGGGCAAGATAATCTAG
- a CDS encoding BMC domain-containing protein gives MMQAVGLIEVYGLVAAFVAADAACKKANVVIESFDNNKPLNAEALPVPLIIVVKLRGDLENVKIAVDAAVDAANKISGVVSTDIIAKPEEDTEKLLKLNCLK, from the coding sequence ATGATGCAAGCTGTTGGATTAATCGAAGTATATGGATTGGTAGCGGCGTTTGTAGCAGCAGATGCTGCATGCAAAAAAGCTAATGTCGTAATAGAGTCTTTCGATAATAATAAGCCATTAAACGCTGAAGCATTGCCAGTTCCATTGATAATAGTTGTTAAACTTAGAGGAGATCTTGAGAATGTAAAAATAGCAGTTGATGCTGCAGTTGATGCAGCTAACAAAATATCTGGAGTAGTTTCCACAGATATAATAGCAAAACCAGAAGAAGACACCGAAAAGCTATTAAAGCTAAATTGTCTAAAATAA
- the pduL gene encoding phosphate propanoyltransferase produces MNDKLIEIISKTIADTLSERNSLKIPVGVSARHVHLTKEHLEILFGKDYVLKKKKELMGGQFAAEECVTIIGFKLNAIEKVRVLGPLRDKTQVEISKTDAISLGLNPPIRESGDIKGSSPITIVGPKGSISLKEGCIIAKRHVHMSPEDSKKFKVLDNEIISVKVSGQRGGVLENVQVRVDEKYTLEMHIDTDEANCMGLKSGDFVEIVRDNRS; encoded by the coding sequence GTGAACGATAAATTGATAGAAATCATATCAAAGACGATAGCGGATACGCTTAGTGAAAGGAATTCGTTGAAGATACCAGTAGGTGTATCAGCGCGCCATGTACATTTGACTAAAGAACATTTGGAGATATTGTTTGGGAAAGATTATGTTTTAAAAAAGAAAAAGGAATTGATGGGTGGACAGTTTGCAGCAGAAGAGTGTGTAACAATAATCGGCTTTAAATTAAATGCTATTGAGAAAGTGAGAGTTTTGGGTCCTTTAAGAGATAAAACGCAGGTAGAAATATCGAAGACTGATGCAATAAGTTTAGGATTAAACCCTCCTATACGGGAATCAGGTGATATAAAAGGCTCATCACCAATCACAATTGTAGGGCCGAAAGGTTCCATATCATTAAAAGAAGGATGCATAATAGCCAAGAGACATGTTCACATGTCACCTGAAGATTCTAAAAAATTCAAAGTTTTGGATAACGAAATAATATCAGTTAAAGTAAGTGGTCAGCGAGGCGGAGTTTTAGAAAATGTACAGGTTAGAGTTGACGAAAAGTATACACTTGAGATGCATATTGATACAGATGAAGCTAATTGCATGGGACTAAAAAGCGGCGATTTTGTTGAAATAGTTAGAGATAATAGGAGTTGA
- a CDS encoding BMC domain-containing protein, translating into MEQQALGMVETRGLVAAIEAADSMVKAANVTLIGTEKIGSGLVTVMVRGDVGAVKAATETGANAAKKLGELVAVHVIPRPHADVEKILPTIK; encoded by the coding sequence ATGGAACAACAAGCATTGGGAATGGTAGAAACGAGAGGATTGGTTGCTGCAATCGAAGCGGCAGATTCAATGGTAAAAGCTGCTAATGTCACATTGATAGGCACTGAAAAAATAGGTTCAGGGCTTGTAACTGTTATGGTAAGAGGAGATGTTGGCGCAGTAAAGGCAGCGACAGAGACCGGCGCAAATGCTGCTAAAAAATTAGGCGAGTTAGTAGCTGTTCACGTAATACCGAGACCTCATGCAGATGTAGAAAAAATATTGCCTACAATAAAGTAG
- a CDS encoding 4Fe-4S dicluster domain-containing protein, giving the protein MNIDELKNIVFENGIVGAGGAGFPTHAKLTTGIDTIILNGAECEPLLRVDRQLLAIYTDEILMTLSFVVDTLGARSGIVAIKSAYKAAIDSVKNLIGNYKNLELKVLPDVYPAGDEVVLIYETTGRIVPEGSIPISVGTIVMNVETVLNVYNAIYLKHPVTEKYVTVTGNVKCPSTFKVKVGTSVAELIEKAGGCLEEDYEVIMGGPMTGKIVDRKAPITKTTKAIIVLPKDHPVITKRKTNISIELKRAMSVCSQCQMCTDLCPRNLLGHSIKPHKVMNAVANSIVDDVAAYTMTMLCSECGLCEMYSCHQSLSPRKIISQIKTKLRQNGVKNPHNKRPERANVMRDERLVPMERLISRLSLKKYDVDAPMNFDTIVPSHHVVMQLSQHVGAKAIPVVKVGDIVKEGDLIGDVPDNKLGAKLHASVDGIIIDVTDDRIVIKPRGDFNGQSNRIS; this is encoded by the coding sequence ATGAATATTGACGAACTTAAAAATATCGTGTTTGAAAATGGAATAGTCGGTGCAGGCGGAGCTGGATTTCCTACACACGCAAAACTTACTACAGGTATAGACACAATCATATTAAATGGCGCTGAATGTGAACCGCTTTTAAGAGTCGATAGGCAGTTGCTTGCAATATATACTGATGAAATATTGATGACTTTATCATTTGTAGTTGATACTTTAGGAGCTAGAAGTGGCATTGTAGCAATAAAATCAGCATACAAGGCTGCAATTGATTCAGTTAAGAATTTAATTGGTAATTATAAAAACTTAGAGTTAAAGGTGTTGCCAGACGTTTATCCTGCTGGTGATGAAGTCGTATTAATATATGAAACGACTGGTAGAATTGTGCCAGAAGGTTCTATACCTATTTCTGTTGGAACCATTGTAATGAATGTGGAAACTGTGCTTAATGTTTATAATGCTATTTATTTAAAACACCCAGTCACAGAAAAGTATGTAACTGTAACTGGAAATGTCAAATGCCCTAGTACATTTAAAGTAAAAGTAGGCACATCTGTGGCTGAGCTTATTGAAAAGGCTGGAGGATGCTTAGAAGAAGATTATGAAGTAATAATGGGTGGTCCCATGACTGGGAAAATAGTTGATAGAAAAGCCCCAATAACAAAAACAACAAAAGCTATTATTGTTCTCCCAAAAGACCACCCTGTGATAACAAAAAGAAAGACAAACATAAGCATAGAGCTAAAACGTGCAATGTCTGTTTGTTCTCAATGCCAAATGTGCACAGATCTATGCCCTAGAAATTTATTAGGTCATTCCATCAAACCTCATAAAGTTATGAATGCAGTTGCAAATAGTATTGTTGATGATGTTGCTGCATATACGATGACAATGCTATGTTCTGAATGTGGATTGTGCGAGATGTATTCATGTCATCAAAGTTTGTCACCAAGAAAAATAATAAGCCAGATAAAGACAAAATTAAGGCAAAATGGTGTAAAAAATCCACACAACAAAAGACCAGAAAGAGCAAATGTAATGAGAGATGAGAGATTGGTGCCGATGGAAAGGCTTATTTCAAGACTTTCACTTAAAAAATACGATGTAGATGCTCCGATGAATTTTGATACTATCGTTCCTTCACATCATGTCGTCATGCAACTAAGTCAGCATGTTGGTGCCAAAGCGATACCTGTAGTAAAGGTAGGAGATATTGTGAAAGAAGGAGATCTGATAGGCGATGTCCCTGATAATAAGTTAGGTGCTAAATTGCATGCAAGTGTCGACGGCATTATAATAGATGTAACTGATGACAGAATTGTTATCAAGCCAAGAGGTGATTTTAATGGACAAAGCAATAGGATTAGTTGA
- a CDS encoding EutN/CcmL family microcompartment protein: MIIAKVVGTVISTRKNQNLIGNKFLIVEPVSEMNYDNKNRIVAIDNVGAGVGEIVLVTFGSSARIGCGMADSPVDAAIVGIVDSIKDVIIED, translated from the coding sequence TTGATAATAGCTAAAGTTGTTGGTACTGTTATTTCTACCCGCAAAAATCAAAATTTAATAGGCAATAAATTTCTAATAGTAGAACCAGTAAGTGAAATGAATTATGACAATAAAAATAGGATTGTTGCAATAGATAATGTAGGTGCAGGTGTAGGAGAAATAGTATTAGTTACCTTTGGAAGTTCAGCAAGAATTGGTTGTGGTATGGCAGATTCGCCTGTAGATGCAGCAATTGTAGGAATTGTTGATAGCATAAAAGATGTGATAATTGAGGATTAG
- a CDS encoding L-rhamnose isomerase produces MYEAEKDKILNDYYNAKEIYAKFDIDTDEVLDKMKKIRISLHCWQGDDVTGFEKSANGLSGGGILATGNWPGRARNGEELRQDIEKALSRIPGKHKVNLHAIYAETNGEFVDRDEINVEHFRKWVDWAKENGLGLDFNPTFFSHPKANDGYTLSSKDENIRKFWIEHGKRCREIANEIGKELKIQCVNNIWIPDGSKDLPANRIEHRKILKESLDEIFSVKYDKTNIIDSVESKLFGIGSESYVVGSHEFYMNYASRNDVMLCLDMGHFHPTESIADKISSILTFDDNLLVHVSRGVRWDSDHVVILNEDLLSLAKEIRRCNAYDKVYIALDFFDASINRIMAWVIGARATLKAILISLLEPVHLLLEEENKGNFGARLALMEEFKTLPFYSVWNKYCMDENVPIGTSWIDAVKEYEKEIIKNRT; encoded by the coding sequence ATGTATGAAGCAGAAAAAGATAAAATTTTAAATGATTATTATAATGCAAAAGAGATTTATGCAAAGTTTGACATAGATACTGATGAAGTATTAGACAAAATGAAAAAGATTCGTATTTCACTTCACTGCTGGCAGGGTGATGATGTAACCGGATTTGAAAAAAGTGCCAATGGATTAAGTGGTGGAGGAATCCTTGCTACAGGAAACTGGCCTGGCAGAGCAAGAAATGGTGAAGAATTAAGGCAAGACATTGAAAAAGCCTTAAGCCGTATACCAGGCAAACACAAAGTGAATTTACATGCCATTTACGCAGAAACAAATGGTGAATTTGTAGACAGAGATGAAATAAACGTGGAGCATTTCAGGAAATGGGTTGACTGGGCAAAAGAAAATGGCCTTGGCCTTGACTTTAATCCTACGTTTTTTTCGCATCCTAAAGCAAATGATGGCTATACGCTTTCAAGCAAAGATGAAAACATAAGGAAGTTTTGGATTGAACATGGCAAAAGATGCCGTGAAATCGCAAATGAGATAGGAAAAGAATTAAAAATCCAATGTGTCAACAATATTTGGATTCCAGATGGTTCTAAAGATTTGCCTGCTAATCGAATTGAACATAGAAAGATACTTAAAGAATCTTTAGATGAAATATTTTCAGTAAAATACGACAAAACAAACATCATCGATTCAGTTGAAAGCAAACTATTTGGTATCGGGTCAGAAAGTTATGTGGTTGGTTCACATGAGTTTTATATGAATTATGCATCAAGAAATGATGTAATGTTGTGCCTTGACATGGGGCATTTTCATCCTACTGAGAGTATAGCTGATAAGATATCATCAATACTTACATTTGATGATAATTTACTGGTTCACGTAAGCCGTGGCGTTCGCTGGGATAGCGATCATGTAGTCATTTTAAATGAAGATTTGCTCTCATTAGCAAAAGAAATAAGAAGATGTAATGCTTATGATAAAGTATATATTGCATTAGATTTCTTTGACGCAAGCATAAACAGGATAATGGCGTGGGTAATAGGCGCGAGAGCGACGCTAAAAGCTATATTAATATCACTATTAGAGCCTGTTCATCTACTTTTAGAAGAAGAGAACAAAGGCAATTTTGGTGCAAGGCTTGCTTTGATGGAGGAATTTAAAACATTGCCATTTTACTCCGTTTGGAACAAATACTGTATGGACGAAAATGTGCCTATTGGTACATCATGGATTGATGCTGTTAAAGAATATGAAAAAGAAATTATAAAAAATCGGACTTAG
- a CDS encoding L-rhamnose mutarotase: MKNSHKFAWTWTVKKEYVDEYVKMHLNPWPEVLEEHRKAGIKNYSIFQNGNQFFYCFECDDVNAAFDYIAKSEFCNKWNAITSKMVEGSFDFNREEPIKPLREIFYLE; this comes from the coding sequence ATGAAAAATAGTCATAAATTTGCTTGGACATGGACTGTAAAAAAAGAATATGTTGATGAATATGTAAAAATGCATCTTAATCCGTGGCCTGAAGTTTTAGAAGAACATCGCAAAGCCGGAATAAAGAATTATTCGATTTTTCAAAATGGGAACCAATTTTTTTACTGCTTTGAATGCGATGATGTCAATGCTGCATTTGATTATATTGCTAAAAGTGAATTTTGCAATAAGTGGAATGCAATAACATCAAAAATGGTGGAGGGCTCATTTGATTTTAATAGAGAGGAGCCTATAAAACCTTTGCGTGAGATATTTTATTTAGAATAG
- a CDS encoding BMC domain-containing protein: protein MHAIGLIEVNGFVTAVETLDAMLKTANVEFVTWEKKLGGRLVTIIIKGDVSAVEEAILNGKNEADKITRTVTYAVIPNPHPETIKMVNISAGKLFKIDGGEINEF, encoded by the coding sequence ATGCATGCAATTGGACTTATTGAAGTAAATGGATTTGTTACAGCGGTAGAAACACTGGATGCCATGTTAAAAACAGCGAATGTAGAGTTTGTAACATGGGAGAAAAAACTTGGAGGCAGACTTGTGACGATCATTATTAAGGGAGATGTTTCAGCAGTTGAAGAGGCAATTTTAAATGGAAAGAATGAAGCTGATAAAATTACACGGACAGTAACATACGCGGTAATACCAAATCCACATCCAGAAACTATAAAGATGGTAAATATTAGTGCAGGAAAGCTATTTAAAATAGATGGTGGTGAAATAAATGAGTTCTGA
- a CDS encoding aldehyde dehydrogenase family protein has product MKVKEEDIEAIVKKVLSEFNLEKTTSKYGDVGIFQDMNDAISAAKDAQKKLRNMPMESREKIIQNIRKKIMENKKILAEMGVRETGMGRVEHKIVKHELVALKTPGTEDITTTAWSGDKGLTLVEMGPFGVIGAITPSTNPSETVLCNSIGMIAAGNSVVFNPHPGAVNVSNYAVKLVNEAAMEAGGPENLVVSVEKPTLETGNVMFKSSDVSLLVATGGPGVVTAVLSSGKRAIGAGAGNPPVVVDETADIKKAAKDIIDGATFDNNLPCIAEKEVVSVDKITDELIYYMQKNGCYKIEGREIEKLIELVLDHEGGKTTLNRKWVGKDAHLILKAIGIDADESVRCIIFEAEKDNPLVVEELMMPILGIVRAKNVDEAIMIATELEHGNRHSAHMHSKNIDNLTKFGKIIDTAIFVKNAPSYAALGYGGEGYCTFTIASRTGEGLTSARTFTKSRRCVLADGLSIR; this is encoded by the coding sequence ATGAAAGTTAAAGAGGAAGATATTGAAGCGATTGTCAAAAAAGTCTTATCGGAATTTAATCTTGAAAAGACTACCAGTAAGTATGGGGATGTTGGAATATTTCAAGATATGAATGATGCTATTAGTGCTGCAAAAGATGCCCAGAAAAAATTGAGGAATATGCCCATGGAATCGAGAGAAAAGATTATACAGAATATAAGAAAAAAGATTATGGAGAACAAAAAAATACTTGCAGAAATGGGCGTTAGAGAAACTGGCATGGGGAGGGTAGAGCACAAAATAGTCAAACATGAACTCGTAGCACTTAAGACACCAGGTACAGAAGATATAACAACTACAGCATGGTCAGGTGATAAAGGACTGACATTAGTTGAAATGGGGCCGTTTGGTGTAATAGGTGCGATTACTCCTTCTACAAATCCAAGTGAAACTGTCCTTTGCAATAGTATTGGAATGATAGCAGCGGGCAATTCTGTCGTATTTAATCCACATCCAGGTGCGGTAAATGTATCTAATTACGCTGTCAAGTTAGTAAATGAAGCGGCTATGGAAGCTGGTGGACCTGAAAATTTAGTTGTATCTGTTGAAAAGCCAACACTTGAAACAGGAAATGTTATGTTCAAAAGTTCTGATGTTTCGTTATTAGTTGCAACTGGCGGACCTGGCGTAGTTACAGCAGTTCTTTCATCTGGTAAAAGAGCTATTGGTGCCGGAGCTGGAAATCCACCAGTTGTAGTTGATGAAACTGCAGATATCAAAAAGGCTGCAAAAGACATTATCGATGGTGCTACATTTGACAACAATTTACCTTGCATTGCTGAGAAAGAAGTAGTATCTGTAGATAAAATAACAGATGAGCTTATTTATTACATGCAAAAGAATGGATGCTACAAGATTGAAGGAAGAGAAATTGAAAAACTCATTGAGCTTGTATTAGATCACGAAGGTGGCAAAACAACATTAAATAGGAAATGGGTCGGCAAAGATGCCCATTTAATACTAAAAGCTATAGGTATAGATGCTGATGAGAGCGTAAGGTGCATAATTTTTGAGGCTGAAAAAGATAATCCGCTGGTGGTAGAAGAGCTAATGATGCCTATTTTAGGAATAGTAAGAGCTAAAAATGTTGATGAAGCTATAATGATTGCGACAGAATTAGAACACGGCAATAGGCATTCAGCACACATGCATTCAAAAAACATTGATAATTTAACAAAGTTTGGCAAAATCATCGACACCGCTATATTCGTAAAAAATGCGCCATCGTACGCCGCGTTAGGATATGGCGGTGAAGGTTACTGTACATTCACGATTGCAAGCAGAACAGGTGAAGGATTGACATCTGCAAGGACTTTTACCAAAAGCAGGAGATGTGTATTGGCAGATGGATTATCAATAAGATAG
- a CDS encoding zinc-dependent alcohol dehydrogenase, which yields MEVNQIDIEEIVKKILNDLKNEPKENIKESNSTLPSTCRAAVLTDVKKIEVKEFNIPEINDDEMLVKVEGCGVCGTDIHEYKGDPFGLIPLVLGHEGTGEIVKLGKNVRRDSAGKEIKKGDKIVTSVVPCGECDICLNHPDKTNLCENSKIYGLIPDDNYHLNGWFSEYIVIRKGSTFYKVNDMNLNLRLLVEPAAVVVHAVERAKTTGLLKFNSKVLVQGCGPIGLLLLSVVKTLGVENIIAVDGDENRLNMAKRLGATALVNFTKYSNIDELVEAVKKASDGIGADFAFQCTGVPSAASNIWKFVRRGGGLCEVGFFVNNGDCKINPHYDICNKEITAVGSWTYTPQDYLTTFDFLKRAKEIGLPIEELITHRFSLDKMNEAMEINMKQEGIKVVYINDRF from the coding sequence ATGGAAGTCAATCAGATAGACATTGAGGAAATAGTGAAAAAAATATTAAATGATTTGAAAAATGAGCCTAAAGAAAATATTAAAGAGAGCAATTCAACATTACCATCTACATGTAGAGCTGCTGTACTTACTGACGTTAAAAAAATAGAAGTAAAGGAATTTAACATCCCAGAAATAAATGATGATGAAATGCTTGTTAAAGTAGAAGGATGCGGTGTATGCGGTACTGATATTCATGAATACAAAGGAGATCCCTTTGGTCTTATACCATTGGTTTTAGGACATGAAGGAACAGGCGAGATAGTCAAACTGGGAAAAAACGTAAGACGTGACTCTGCAGGTAAGGAAATTAAAAAAGGAGATAAAATTGTTACATCTGTAGTTCCGTGCGGTGAATGCGATATATGCTTAAATCATCCAGATAAGACGAATTTATGTGAGAATTCAAAAATTTATGGTTTAATACCTGATGATAATTATCATTTAAATGGCTGGTTCTCAGAGTACATCGTCATAAGGAAAGGCTCAACATTTTATAAGGTCAATGACATGAATCTTAATTTGAGGCTTCTTGTAGAGCCGGCGGCAGTAGTCGTACATGCCGTAGAACGTGCAAAAACGACAGGACTTTTAAAATTCAACAGTAAAGTCCTTGTACAAGGTTGTGGTCCTATAGGATTACTGTTGCTTTCAGTTGTAAAGACACTTGGAGTAGAAAATATCATAGCTGTTGATGGTGATGAAAATAGACTAAATATGGCTAAAAGATTAGGTGCTACAGCACTCGTTAATTTTACGAAATACAGCAATATTGATGAACTTGTTGAAGCTGTTAAAAAGGCAAGCGATGGAATTGGCGCAGATTTCGCATTTCAATGTACAGGTGTTCCTTCTGCAGCGTCTAATATTTGGAAGTTTGTAAGACGGGGAGGTGGTTTGTGCGAAGTTGGGTTCTTTGTAAATAATGGTGATTGTAAGATAAATCCCCATTATGATATTTGCAACAAAGAAATAACAGCAGTTGGCTCATGGACTTACACTCCTCAAGATTATTTGACAACTTTTGATTTTCTCAAAAGAGCTAAAGAAATAGGACTTCCAATCGAAGAGTTGATAACACATAGATTTTCACTTGATAAAATGAATGAAGCTATGGAAATCAATATGAAGCAGGAAGGGATAAAAGTAGTGTATATAAATGACAGATTTTAG